In a single window of the Gossypium hirsutum isolate 1008001.06 chromosome D02, Gossypium_hirsutum_v2.1, whole genome shotgun sequence genome:
- the LOC121214464 gene encoding ethylene receptor 2 has translation MLKAVAPGLLISSLLIAVSRADNGFARCNCDDEGGFWSIESILETQRASDFLIAVAYFSIPIELLYFVSCSNVPFKWVLFQFIAFIVLCGLTHLLNGWSYGPHPFQLMLALTVFKILTALVSCATAISLLTLIPLLLKVKVRELLLKKKAWDLGKEVGIIMKQKETGLHVRMLTQEIRKSLDRHNILHTTLVELSKTLGLQNCAVWMPNEIKTEMNLTHDLKGRNYSYNFTIPITEPDVARIKRSDGVHILKPDSTLATASNAEDGEPGPVAAIRLPMLRICNFKGGTPEQVQTYFSILVCVLPNDQRRSWCNQELEIVKVVADQVAVAISHAAVLEESQLMRDKLAEQNRALQLSRQNAMRASQARNAFQKVMSDGMRRPMHSILGLLSMLQDGNLNDDQRIIVDSMMKTSTVLSTLINDAMDISIMDTARSPLEKRSFRLHSMIKEAACLAKCLSVYQGFGFSIEVEKSLPDLIFGDERRVFQVILHMFGSLLDGNTGGGTVILRVYAENGSQEPNDQRRATWRHYPSDADLLVRFEIMISNNISQQEDCSLSEVSSSRSRYNSRGAEERLSFNICEKLVQMMHGNMWVIQNPLGSAQSMAVVIRFQIRPSITTTITESGESSDQPRSNSIFHGLHVLLADDDTVNRAVTGKLLEKLGCIVSVVSSGFECLSAIGSTTSPFQIVILELQMPELDGFEVATRICKFRSRSRPLIIAMTASIDQDIWERCSQIGMNGVIQKPVLLHEIAAELHKVVIQANRVF, from the exons ATGTTGAAAGCGGTAGCTCCCGGATTGTTGATTTCTTCGCTTCTAATCGCAGTATCGAGGGCCGATAATGGCTTTGCCAGGTGTAATTGTGATGATGAGGGGGGGTTTTGGAGCATTGAGAGCATATTAGAGACTCAAAGAGCGAGTGATTTCTTGATCGCCGTCGCCTACTTTTCAATCCCTATTGAGTTGCTTTACTTTGTTAGTTGCTCAAACGTGCCGTTCAAATGGGTGCTCTTTCAGTTCATCGCCTTCATTGTGCTGTGCGGATTGACTCATTTGCTCAATGGGTGGAGTTATGGTCCTCATCCATTTCAACTTATGTTGGCTCTCACCGTGTTCAAGATTCTCACTGCTTTGGTCTCGTGTGCCACTGCTATTTCACTTCTCACACTCATTCCGCTACTTCTCAAAGTCAAGGTGAGAGAATTATTGTTGAAGAAAAAGGCTTGGGACCTTGGGAAGGAAGTTGGTATTATAATGAAACAGAAGGAGACCGGTTTGCATGTCCGCATGCTTACCCAAGAAATCCGTAAATCGTTGGATAGACATAACATTTTGCACACAACATTGGTAGAGTTGTCCAAGACGTTAGGTTTGCAAAACTGTGCCGTTTGGATGCCTAATGAGATCAAGACGGAGATGAATCTGACTCATGACCTCAAAGGAAGGAACTATTCGTATAATTTTACTATTCCCATTACGGAACCAGATGTTGCAAGGATTAAAAGAAGTGATGGAGTGCATATCCTCAAGCCAGACTCGACGCTTGCTACTGCAAGCAATGCAGAGGATGGTGAGCCAGGACCTGTTGCTGCAATTCGGTTGCCAATGCTTCGAATTTGCAATTTTAAAGGGGGAACTCCTGAGCAAGTCCAGACATACTTTTCCATATTGGTATGTGTTCTTCCGAATGACCAACGAAGATCGTGGTGCAACCAGGAACTAGAAATAGTTAAGGTGGTTGCCGATCAGGTGGCCGTTGCAATCTCTCATGCCGCAGTTCTCGAAGAATCTCAACTCATGAGGGATAAACTAGCCGAGCAAAATCGGGCGTTGCAGCTTTCAAGACAGAATGCTATGAGAGCAAGCCAGGCTAGAAATGCATTTCAAAAGGTAATGAGTGATGGAATGAGGAGGCCTATGCATTCAATTTTAGGCTTGCTTTCAATGTTGCAGGATGGAAATTTGAATGACGATCAACGAATTATTGTCGATTCGATGATGAAGACCAGCACTGTCCTGTCAACCTTGATAAATGATGCGATGGATATTTCAATAATGGATACTGCAAGATCCCCTCTGGAGAAGAGGTCCTTTCGACTACATTCAATGATAAAAGAAGCAGCTTGCCTTGCTAAGTGCTTGAGTGTTTATCAGGGTTTTGGTTTTTCAATTGAGGTTGAGAAGTCTTTGCCTGATCTCATTTTCGGTGATGAACGGAGAGTTTTTCAGGTAATACTGCATATGTTTGGGAGCCTACTGGATGGCAATACTGGAGGAGGGACTGTAATACTTCGGGTGTACGCAGAAAATGGTAGTCAGGAACCGAATGATCAGAGACGGGCAACATGGAGGCACTACCCTTCTGATGCAGATCTACTTGTCAGGTtcgaaattatgatttccaataaTATTTCTCAACAAGAGGACTGCTCATTGTCAGAGGTATCAAGCAGTAGAAGCCGATACAACAGCCGTGGAGCTGAGGAACGCCTGAGCTTCAACATTTGCGAAAAGCTAGTGCAG ATGATGCATGGGAACATGTGGGTAATCCAAAACCCTTTAGGTTCTGCACAAAGCATGGCAGTTGTTATTCGGTTTCAAATCCGACCATCCATCACTACAACAATCACCGAGTCGGGAGAATCTTCGGACCAGCCACGCTCAAACTCTATTTTTCACGGCTTGCATGTTCTACTTGCTGATGACGATACTGTCAATCGTGCTGTGACTGGAAAGCTTCTTGAGAAGTTGGGATGCATTGTTTCTGTTGTGTCATCCGGATTTGAATGCCTAAGTGCTATCGGGTCAACAACATCTCCATTCCAGATCGTTATTTTGGAGCTTCAAATGCCCGAGTTGGATGGATTTGAAGTTGCAACAAGAATCTGTAAGTTCCGAAGCCGTAGCCGGCCATTGATTATTGCCATGACTGCTAGTATTGATCAAGATATTTGGGAAAGATGTTCACAGATTGGAATGAATGGAGTTATTCAAAAACCAGTGCTGTTACACGAAATTGCCGCCGAGCTTCATAAAGTCGTGATTCAGGCCAACAGAGTCTTTTGA